One window of the Buchnera aphidicola (Meitanaphis flavogallis) genome contains the following:
- a CDS encoding GTPase — MTPLVVLVGRTNVGKSTLFNRLTCSKDALVSDFPELTRDRKYGYLKIQNNVISVVDTAGMNNKKKI, encoded by the coding sequence ATGACTCCTTTAGTTGTTTTAGTTGGAAGAACTAATGTTGGCAAGTCTACTTTGTTTAATAGGCTAACTTGTTCTAAAGATGCGCTGGTATCTGACTTTCCAGAATTAACTCGAGATCGAAAATATGGATATTTAAAAATTCAGAATAATGTCATTTCTGTTGTTGATACAGCTGGAATGAATAATAAAAAAAAAATATAG